The Nicotiana tabacum cultivar K326 chromosome 14, ASM71507v2, whole genome shotgun sequence genome contains a region encoding:
- the LOC107773884 gene encoding PH, RCC1 and FYVE domains-containing protein 1-like, whose protein sequence is MADPANYGNPDRDIDQGLIALKKGTQLIKYSRKGKPKFCPFRVSPDETTLIWYSRGAERNLKLSSVSKIIPGQRTPVFKRYLRPEKEYLSFSLIYNNGERSLDLICKDKIEAEIWIAGLKNLISAGQARNSRRTQSDISDLQNTHPCGSTLDFSQTIARDWTSADHYSGETSLSVRSSDVGSERGNMQVRTSSDGFRISVSSTPSCSSGGSGPDDIESLGDVYVWGEIWCDGVSKDGAGNPITIKHDVLSPKPLESNVVLDVHQIACGVRHIALVTRQGEVFTWGEESGGRLGHGIEKDFSRPRLVEFLAVTNVDFVSCGEYHTCAVSTLGDLYTWGDGTHNAGLLGHGNDVSHWIPKRVSGPLEGLQVLSVACGTWHSALATANGKLFTFGDGSFGVLGHGDRESVLYPKEVQSLNGLKTIKVACGVWHTAAIVEVTNHNCGNVPTRKLFTWGDGDKNRLGHGNKETYLLPTCVSAIIDYNFHQLACGHNITVGLTTSGHVFIMGSNAYGQLGNPQADGKVPSLVQDKLVGEFVEEIVCGAFHVAVLTSRSEVFTWGKGANGRLGHGDTEDRNAPTLVEALKDRHVKNIACGSNYTASICIHKWVSGADQSVCSGCRQAFGFTRKRHNCYNCGLVHCHACSSKKALKAALAPTPGKPHRVCESCYMKLKKASEGSSSFYDKKFNSSHRPENSKLDRGEPKTSRVLLSPTVEPIKYLEVKSTRPGIKSDSLSIVRASQVPSLLQLKDIAFPSSLSALQHALKPVVTAQPQPQSHSQSQSQSQPPSSNSRPASPYSRRPSPPRSPAPVFSRGVIDSLRKTNDVLHQEVAKLQNQIKSLKQKSDGQDAEIKKLKESSQESSRLVAERASKCNIAVETMKSITAQLKEMTQELPPDISESSALKSIQTQVESFLNTFGNQASEDNTSLSSDMSYNQQKPTHRNNLSSESVIRNDQWDAAGVQETSHNVDGTIRENHGQSASETRGVHQSSAESVSGSPKAQREGQKEVIEQFEPGVYVTLLQLTNGTKIFKRVRFSKRRFAEQQAEEWWKENKDRLLKKYSPPKTNVASADSSFPPPPATEENSETSQAT, encoded by the exons ATGGCAGATCCTGCTAACTATGGCAATCCTGACCGTGACATTGACCAG GGGCTAATTGCTTTGAAGAAAGGTACACAACTAATAAAGTATAGCCGGAAGGGGAAGCCTAAGTTCTGCCCTTTCAGAGTTTCTCCG GATGAAACAACGTTAATTTGGTACTCTCGTGGAGCAGAAAGGAATTTAAAGCTATCTTCAGTTTCAAAAATTATTCCTGGCCAGAGAACT CCTGTTTTTAAAAGATATTTGCGTCCAGAGAAGGAGTacttgtcattttcccttatATACAATAATGGTGAAAGATCTCTAGATCTG ATTTGCAAGGATAAAATTGAAGCAGAGATTTGGATTGCTGGTCTAAAGAATTTAATTTCAGCTGGCCAAGCTCGTAATAGTAGACGTACTCAGAGTGATATTTCTGAT TTACAAAATACCCATCCATGTGGTTCAACATTAGATTTCAGCCAAACTATTGCTCGGGATTGGACATCTGCTGATCACTATAGTGGTGAAACTTCCTTGAGTGTTCGAAGCTCAGATGTGGGGTCTGAACGTGGAAATATGCAAGTAAGAACAAGTTCGGATGGTTTCCGTATTAGTGTCTCTAGCACTCCAAGTTGTTCGAGTGGGGGTTCCGGGCCAGATGACATAGAATCATTAGGTGATGTTTATGTGTGGGGGGAAATTTGGTGTGATGGAGTGTCAAAAGATGGAGCCGGGAATCCAATTACCATTAAACATGATGTACTTAGTCCTAAACCTTTGGAGTCGAACGTGGTTCTTGATGTTCATCAAATTGCTTGTGGGGTACGACACATTGCTCTTGTTACAAGGCAAGGAGAGGTTTTCACTTGGGGAGAAGAGTCTGGTGGCAGGCTAGGTCATGGAATTGAAAAGGATTTTAGTCGCCCTCGGCTTGTTGAATTTCTGGCTGTTACAAACGTCGATTTTGTTTCATGTGGCGAGTATCATACCTGTGCTGTGTCTACATTGGGTGATTTATATACTTGGGGAGATGGAACTCACAATGCTGGACTTCTTGGGCATGGCAATGATGTTAGCCATTGGATTCCTAAAAGAGTTTCCGGTCCTCTTGAAGGGCTTCAAGTTTTATCAGTTGCGTGTGGCACGTGGCATTCAGCTTTGGCAACTGCAAATGGAAAACTATTCACATTTGGGGATGGATCATTTGGAGTTTTAGGTCATGGCGATCGTGAAAGTGTACTGTATCCCAAGGAAGTTCAATCGTTGAACGGACTCAAGACGATTAAAGTTGCGTGTGGTGTGTGGCACACGGCTGCTATTGTGGAAGTCACAAACCATAACTGTGGAAATGTGCCCACTAGAAAGTTATTCACTTGGGGAGATGGTGATAAGAATAGATTAGGTCATGGAAATAAGGAAACTTATCTGCTTCCGACTTGTGTCTCTGCAATTATCGATTACAACTTCCATCAGTTAGCATGCGGACATAATATAACCGTTGGTCTTACCACATCCGGTCATGTCTTTATCATGGGAAGCAATGCATATGGTCAGCTAGGCAATCCACAGGCCGATGGAAAGGTCCCGTCCCTTGTACAAGATAAATTGGTAGGTGAATTCGTCGAAGAAATAGTATGTGGTGCATTCCATGTTGCTGTCCTTACATCAAGAAGTGAAGTCTTTACGTGGGGAAAAGGCGCTAACGGAAGGTTAGGTCATGGTGATACAGAAGATCGGAACGCTCCAACATTAGTTGAGGCCTTAAAAGACAGGCATGTGAAGAACATAGCATGTGGCTCTAATTACACTGCTAGTATTTGCATTCATAAGTGGGTATCAGGAGCAGATCAATCTGTTTGCTCAGGTTGTCGACAAGCATTTGGATTTactcgaaagaggcataactgtTATAATTGTGGACTAGTTCATTGTCATGCTTGCAGTTCAAAAAAAGCACTCAAAGCTGCACTTGCTCCGACACCAGGAAAACCACATCGCGTTTGTGAATCTTGCTACATGAAATTGAAAAAGGCTTCCGAAGGAAGTTCCTCATTTTATGATAAGAAATTTAACTCCTCTCATCGACCAGAGAATAGTAAGTTAGACAGAGGCGAGCCAAAAACATCACGGGTTTTGCTCTCACCCACTGTAGAACCGATTAAGTACCTTGAAGTTAAGTCTACTAGGCCTGGCATCAAATCAGATTCTCTAAGTATAGTGAGAGCTTCACAAGTTCCATCACTTTTGCAATTAAAAGATATCGCTTTTCCAAGTTCACTTAGCGCTCTTCAACATGCGTTGAAGCCTGTTGTGACCGCGCAACCTCAGCCTCAATCTCACTCTCAATCGCAATCTCAATCTCAACCTCCTTCATCCAACTCTAGACCTGCTTCACCGTACTCTAGAAGACCAAGTCCTCCGCGCTCCCCCGCTCCTGTTTTTTCAAGGGGTGTAATCGATAGTCTTAGAAAGACAAATGATGTATTACACCAAGAAGTTGCCAAATTGCAAAACCAG atcaaaagTTTAAAGCAGAAAAGTGATGGACAAGATGCTGAAATcaaaaaattgaaggaaagttCTCAAGAATCATCTAGGTTGGTTGCAGAGAGAGCATCAAAGTGTAATATCGCGGTGGAAACCATGAAGTCTATTACTGCTCAA TTGAAAGAAATGACACAAGAACTACCTCCTGATATCTCTGAGAGTTCAGCCCTGAAATCCATACAAACTCAGGTTGAATCTTTTCTTAATACATTCGGAAACCAAGCATCTGAAGACAACACTTCTCTGTCATCCGATATGTCTTATAATCAACAGAAGCCAACACATAGAAATAATCTATCTTCTGAGTCTGTCATTAGAAATGATCAATGGGATGCTGCTGGAGTTCAAGAAACATCACATAATGTTGATGGAACTATACGTGAAAATCACGGACAATCAGCTTCAGAAACAAGAGGTGTACATCAATCAAGCGCGGAAAGTGTCTCAGGGTCACCTAAAGCTCAAAGAGAGGGACAAAAGGAAGTTATTGAACAATTTGAACCGGGCGTCTACGTTACTCTACTTCAACTTACAAATGGCACCAAGATCTTCAAGCGCGTTAGGTTCAG TAAACGGAGGTTCGCGGAGCAACAAGCAGAAGAATGGTGGAAGGAAAACAAAGATAGGCTACTGAAAAAATACAGCCCTCCAAAGACAAACGTCGCGTCTGCTGATTCATCATTTCCTCCTCCACCAGCAACAGAGGAAAATAGTGAAACATCACAGGCTACATAG